A genomic segment from Cyanobium sp. NIES-981 encodes:
- a CDS encoding M20/M25/M40 family metallo-hydrolase produces MRTEPQQRLLAHLVQLARPRHARWDPLGLMSVRAYVLEELHSCGPVEQHRFQEGTDAGVNLILRLPGQHAELDPLLVGAHYDGPLQSIGADDNATGVAALLELARRWAAEPPRRPVWLVAFDQEEWGMVGSKALARELRHRRQPLELMVSLEMLGYTAEEQDYPHPAMRLVYGDRGDFIALVGNASPAMALTLPRLAQRLGRHVPTKMLPVPDAGRALPDVRLSDHSPFWDRGYDAVMVTDTSFMRNPHYHQMSDTIDTLDLPFLAAVTEGLEAALRVL; encoded by the coding sequence ATGCGCACAGAACCTCAGCAGCGCCTCCTCGCCCACCTCGTGCAGCTCGCCCGGCCCCGCCACGCCCGCTGGGATCCGCTTGGGCTGATGAGTGTGCGCGCCTACGTGCTCGAGGAGCTCCACAGCTGCGGCCCGGTGGAGCAGCACCGCTTCCAGGAGGGCACCGATGCGGGCGTCAACCTGATCCTGCGCCTGCCGGGTCAGCACGCGGAGCTCGATCCCCTGCTGGTCGGCGCCCACTACGACGGCCCGCTGCAGTCGATCGGTGCCGACGACAACGCCACCGGCGTGGCGGCCCTGCTGGAGCTGGCGCGCCGCTGGGCTGCGGAGCCCCCCCGCAGGCCGGTGTGGCTGGTGGCCTTCGATCAGGAGGAGTGGGGCATGGTCGGCAGCAAAGCCCTCGCCCGGGAGCTGCGCCATCGCCGGCAACCGCTCGAGCTCATGGTGAGTCTGGAGATGCTCGGCTACACCGCCGAGGAACAGGACTATCCCCACCCCGCCATGCGCCTCGTCTATGGCGATCGCGGCGACTTCATCGCCCTGGTGGGCAATGCCAGCCCCGCCATGGCGCTCACCCTGCCGCGGCTGGCACAACGCCTGGGCCGGCATGTGCCCACCAAGATGCTGCCGGTGCCGGATGCCGGCCGCGCCCTGCCGGACGTGCGCCTCAGCGACCACAGCCCCTTCTGGGACCGCGGCTACGACGCCGTGATGGTCACCGACACCTCCTTCATGCGCAACCCCCACTACCACCAGATGAGCGACACGATCGACACCCTCGATCTGCCCTTTCTGGCGGCGGTGACGGAGGGGCTGGAGGCGGCGTTGCGGGTGCTGTGA
- a CDS encoding DUF4236 domain-containing protein, which produces MTFRFRRSARLGPLRFNFARSGLSSISIGGPGASLNVPVGRSGTPRTTVGLPGTGLSWSLEHPAGPAAGLPNSRRLRPGQLERLRLSLLQTLQQELFGPGRPGERLWREGRLSRLLADDRLSPAAAGLLAVIETPEAMEAYLLRSRSQDDARRRAQRCIQAVEEAWRLAGVP; this is translated from the coding sequence ATGACCTTCCGCTTCCGCCGTTCCGCCCGCCTCGGGCCGCTGCGCTTCAACTTCGCCCGGAGTGGGCTGAGCTCGATCTCGATCGGCGGGCCCGGCGCCTCGCTGAACGTGCCGGTGGGCCGCTCGGGAACGCCCCGCACCACCGTGGGGCTGCCGGGAACGGGCCTGAGCTGGAGCCTGGAGCACCCGGCCGGCCCGGCGGCTGGGTTGCCCAACAGCCGCCGGCTGCGGCCCGGCCAGCTGGAGCGGCTGCGGCTGTCGCTGCTGCAGACGCTCCAGCAGGAGCTGTTCGGTCCGGGCAGGCCCGGCGAGCGGCTCTGGAGGGAGGGTCGGCTCAGCCGCCTGCTGGCGGACGACCGCCTCAGCCCAGCCGCAGCCGGCCTGCTGGCGGTGATCGAAACCCCCGAGGCGATGGAGGCCTACCTGCTGCGCTCCCGCAGCCAGGACGATGCCCGGCGCCGCGCCCAGCGCTGCATCCAGGCCGTGGAGGAGGCGTGGCGGCTGGCCGGGGTGCCGTGA
- a CDS encoding metallophosphoesterase — MPAERVVAIGDVHGCATLLEQELQPHLHSGAELIILGDLFDRAPEPGGDLRVLERVRQLQQEPGRHGLAGVTVLRGNHEQMLLDLLEAERGGDRARAAAARGLWRSNGGDPGFLPAAREHRRWLEALPHTAIRGRHLFVHAGVRPWVRLERQNPDDLLWIRRPFLEAPEHGLPYTVVHGHTFRPDFRITRLPHRIGIDTGAYCSGRLTALPLTP; from the coding sequence ATGCCAGCTGAGCGGGTGGTGGCGATCGGCGATGTGCACGGCTGCGCCACCCTGCTGGAGCAGGAGCTCCAGCCCCATCTCCACAGCGGCGCCGAGCTGATCATCCTGGGGGACCTGTTCGACCGGGCCCCGGAGCCCGGCGGCGACCTCCGGGTGCTGGAGCGGGTGCGGCAGCTGCAGCAGGAGCCCGGCCGCCACGGCCTGGCCGGGGTCACGGTGCTGCGGGGCAACCACGAGCAGATGCTGCTCGATCTGCTGGAGGCTGAACGCGGCGGTGATCGGGCCCGGGCCGCCGCTGCCAGGGGGCTCTGGCGCAGCAACGGCGGCGACCCCGGCTTCCTGCCGGCGGCCCGCGAGCACCGCCGCTGGCTGGAGGCGCTGCCCCACACCGCCATCCGCGGCCGCCACCTGTTTGTGCATGCCGGCGTGAGGCCGTGGGTGCGGCTCGAGCGCCAGAACCCCGACGACCTGCTCTGGATCCGCCGCCCCTTCCTGGAAGCGCCCGAGCACGGCCTGCCCTACACCGTGGTGCACGGCCACACCTTCCGGCCCGACTTCCGCATCACCCGCCTGCCCCACCGCATCGGCATCGACACCGGCGCCTACTGCAGCGGCCGGCTGACCGCCCTGCCCCTGACCCCATGA
- a CDS encoding VWA domain-containing protein, which produces MTQPTLRFRPLLPAVAGDAASSLDLVITVATPPPPPDDAAAPRRPLNLALVIDRSGSMSGTKLSHARKAARFLAGQLTAADRLAIVSFDDEVQVVMPSRPAGDPQPFIAAINTIRSGGCTALHDGWLAGAQQVAEQLEPAAINRVLLLSDGQANQGLTHRGQIAEQVAGLSQRGISTSAFGLGSGFDEDLMGAMAAAGGGTLAHIESPAQLADLYASELRGLAGTVGRQVSLGIRAKHGARVADVLNDLPRTSYGNHQLPALRLGQELAVGLRLQLPAWVPNQEIASVRLAWDAPGEARRQTLIEHLTLPVRSAADLAQLTPDAAVAEELALLQANRDRRRALEELDRGDWLAADRTLSAAHAALAALSPTLRTMKELQLLERKRDLLRNDRNRARKGLSRESLRSSLQVWDDDGDAS; this is translated from the coding sequence ATGACCCAACCCACCCTCCGCTTCCGTCCCCTGCTGCCTGCCGTGGCCGGTGATGCCGCCAGCAGCCTGGATCTGGTGATCACCGTGGCCACCCCACCGCCACCCCCGGACGATGCCGCCGCACCCCGCCGGCCGCTGAACCTGGCCCTGGTGATCGACCGCTCCGGCTCGATGAGCGGCACCAAGCTCAGCCATGCCCGCAAGGCGGCCCGCTTCCTGGCCGGCCAGCTCACCGCCGCCGACCGGCTGGCGATCGTGAGCTTCGACGACGAGGTGCAGGTCGTGATGCCGTCGCGGCCCGCCGGCGATCCCCAGCCCTTCATCGCCGCCATCAACACCATCCGCAGCGGCGGCTGCACCGCCCTGCACGACGGCTGGCTGGCCGGGGCCCAGCAGGTGGCCGAGCAGCTCGAGCCGGCGGCGATCAACCGCGTGCTGCTGCTCTCCGATGGCCAGGCGAACCAGGGCCTCACCCACCGCGGCCAGATCGCCGAGCAGGTGGCCGGGCTGAGCCAGCGGGGCATCAGCACCAGCGCCTTCGGGCTGGGCAGTGGCTTCGACGAAGACCTGATGGGCGCCATGGCCGCCGCCGGGGGCGGCACCCTGGCCCACATCGAGAGCCCGGCCCAGCTGGCCGATCTCTACGCCAGTGAGCTGCGCGGCCTGGCGGGCACGGTGGGCCGGCAGGTGAGCCTCGGCATCCGCGCCAAGCACGGCGCGCGGGTTGCGGACGTGCTCAACGACCTGCCGCGCACCAGCTACGGCAACCATCAGCTGCCGGCCCTGCGGCTGGGCCAGGAGCTGGCGGTGGGCCTGCGGCTGCAGCTGCCGGCCTGGGTGCCGAACCAGGAGATCGCCAGCGTGCGGCTGGCCTGGGATGCTCCGGGCGAGGCCCGGCGCCAGACGCTGATCGAGCACCTCACCCTGCCGGTGCGCTCGGCCGCTGATCTGGCCCAGCTGACGCCCGATGCGGCGGTGGCCGAGGAGCTGGCGCTGCTGCAGGCCAACCGCGATCGCCGCCGGGCGCTTGAAGAGCTCGACCGTGGCGACTGGCTGGCGGCGGACCGCACCCTCTCGGCCGCCCATGCCGCCCTGGCCGCCCTCTCCCCCACGCTGCGCACCATGAAGGAGCTGCAGCTGCTGGAGCGCAAGCGGGATCTGCTCAGGAACGACCGCAACCGGGCCCGCAAGGGTCTGAGCCGGGAGTCGCTGCGCTCCAGCCTGCAGGTGTGGGACGACGACGGCGATGCCAGCTGA
- a CDS encoding MerR family transcriptional regulator translates to MVPASPPPAFDADGLYGLDALLAAAGERLGEEISARTVRLYATQGLLDRPGRTGRHAVYGQRQLLQLLLIRSLARRGLSLSAIAPLCALPDAEIAQQLAEVEATDPELAEREAFRQPALDYLRSLRQPPSAPSDLDDAVTPVESSRSLLPLLGAPVGRRSESEGAAAAVSREASSRWHRFTLMPGVELHLRDGVVLPPAGPRRRQWLHRLSERLAALLDPEDG, encoded by the coding sequence ATGGTTCCTGCCTCTCCCCCTCCCGCGTTCGACGCCGATGGCCTCTACGGCCTCGACGCCCTGCTGGCCGCCGCGGGCGAGCGGCTGGGGGAGGAGATCAGCGCCCGCACCGTGCGCCTCTACGCCACCCAGGGCCTGCTCGACCGGCCGGGCCGCACAGGCCGGCATGCGGTCTACGGCCAGCGGCAGCTGCTGCAGCTGCTGCTGATCCGCAGCCTGGCCCGGCGCGGCCTCAGCCTCTCGGCGATCGCGCCCCTCTGCGCCCTTCCGGACGCCGAGATCGCCCAGCAGCTCGCGGAGGTGGAGGCCACCGATCCCGAGCTGGCCGAGCGGGAGGCCTTCCGCCAGCCCGCCCTCGACTATCTCCGCAGCCTGCGCCAGCCCCCTTCAGCGCCCTCCGACCTTGACGACGCGGTGACCCCGGTGGAGTCGAGCCGTTCGCTGTTGCCGCTGCTCGGGGCTCCCGTGGGCCGGCGCAGTGAATCCGAGGGCGCTGCCGCGGCGGTCAGCCGGGAGGCCAGCAGCCGCTGGCATCGCTTCACGCTGATGCCGGGGGTGGAGCTGCACCTGCGCGACGGCGTGGTGCTGCCGCCGGCCGGCCCGCGCCGCCGCCAGTGGCTGCATCGCCTGAGCGAGCGCCTGGCCGCCCTGCTCGACCCCGAGGACGGCTGA
- a CDS encoding integrase core domain-containing protein, with product MEPEQLLIHTDQGSQYRAIDYQDLLSGKKIVCRMSAKGCCWDNAVVERFFSTLKLELELDDNRRELISPQPLRWDLDFWIEGYSSCERLHSTTGYLCPIDYRQQFIAARTLTLVSP from the coding sequence GTGGAGCCCGAGCAGCTGCTGATTCACACGGATCAGGGCAGCCAGTACCGGGCCATCGACTACCAGGATCTGCTCAGTGGGAAGAAGATCGTCTGCAGGATGTCCGCCAAGGGCTGTTGTTGGGACAACGCCGTGGTAGAGAGATTCTTCTCCACCCTAAAGCTGGAACTGGAGCTCGACGACAACCGCAGGGAACTGATCAGCCCTCAGCCGCTTCGGTGGGATCTGGACTTCTGGATCGAGGGTTACTCCAGCTGCGAACGCCTTCATTCAACGACCGGCTATCTATGTCCGATCGACTACAGGCAGCAGTTCATCGCCGCTCGTACACTCACCCTTGTGTCCCCCTGA
- a CDS encoding DEAD/DEAH box helicase: MPLDAVSSATTTRDSLVDYLIAAYPINDAALRRGFEELLRQPGTISQDPYLEGNQPYEAGKTLRELSDEGLLDQRMLQLFEADRPLYAHQEAAVVAAVKNHANIVVATGTGSGKTECFLIPMLQRLLQDPRPGMQALILYPMNALVNDQVKRLRKLLCKQDQGPNLIRFGFYTSRTEKTHGKAEEALRRELMGTDREELLSLFDESERKRIVGLPPVELVEQAATRVMRVQAISREEIWRTPPQILITNYSMLEHMLMRPKERGDIFESSKHFSMLILDEAHTYSGSTGTEVAMLLRRFKLSMGIDASGKIQAIATSASLGDPRQPGIKQKVCSFASQLFDEPFSEQHLVWGTRVSPDKRFGLTYEVDTCPDEELYEHYESLDVGSIYESVEAASKALKEFVPSVQIQTALKEAGDDVHVFLWHALAGHPHIRRLMKVLGNGPLPWTQVATSPELWSIPRSLDGDVEPKELPRVLKALSNLVQLVTSARLRPDEQPLVPVRLHLLYRSMEGLFACINPRCPGAPASDENTRNVMGYGRLYLDRRTHCESCEGPVLELSSCRKCGEVYSLAISKGNILAEVPRAIENIEENESILFLTPVPRQLLSSDEETGEEDEGDEEPTALEKLITLNGGYQLKPILIADDNSQWQVIETEARASKKERFLSADTFQLYRYVKPKAKPDAEGIDPSPNCCPGCGARRLRQNWMSRFTSFTDAPLSVVIDRLFDLLSETNHRPASTTDGESDKIEKPDSKILTFSDGRQDAAYFASDFQRSHTEFLYRQSIWKAFLRVATDESATITEVEEELRQLLRAASIPHPDRDPELHHKSYASNELNQHLRLNRAGKDLDKLAARRAREVLLCEFGLPSARRTSMEALGLVACHLDAIPDQLIDQTCSILGWDEEWSRKWAEVFLFGLTDEIRLLGAVDIQDASNYYSETGGDEAGRPGILGNRGQPRVFLKKAKLTNERDIISFQPRKNKDGQWSQVQNRIVRLVEKGLGHIPSGETMSELFDALVECGLLVIYPGQGYQLAWRQNSLSASKVDWYECPQCKQIFHKPGLRLLEVSRTPNAFLCPAHKCQGSLRERKNGNLVKQHYVSLIQRRPISLTAEEHTAQLQPEELSERENRFRSGEINLLSSSTTLELGVDIGELQVVALRNFPPFVSNYQQRAGRAGRRADGLAVTVMYGQRRPHDRYFFEQPRHLIAGSNKVPSLDIGNYAISKRHAQAELIGHFLRFSHQLGTEDLTVGEFLGLPDLDSQEPVEVESKQLSAYYAKLHLWLGGNEAKTYCKKILGLLGSENSEQEILIGLREEAERFADEQVADWNGQVRNYADVFSEWKEVRDRIDKQSAIKSDRLSKARSAIISELKKIRALKLHDVLAQASILPIYGFPIDVVQLLTQRNDTWVGGIGGHRLQRDRRMALTEYAPGQDVVVDDRVHRSVAVVRPIDLAMRYYWVCDQCNVFVNKSSQADIKKHLENQAGDLECRVCGAEVKEGKAGVGRAYVIPRSFSTNWSETPKITPFRKPLRQPTSQVFLAQEQSDQDLDLTAIKPSKFYKLVTSRSGVFFLSNQGPRGRSGSFATSGYRLCKFCGLDLSSQIKSKCGKNSRGKQPFQKMEHSNPITGKVCTGNPLLLHLAHQFRSDFLKLRFTEEANLPPLLGKFMNIESGNSVDSVSQDEEATDEVDPDGSSFWRSLTYALLAAASDVIDIDRSELDGLFRPVEHNVNAAEIVIYDNVASGAGHSKKIAEMFDDVLKRTLQLVSSCSCGASCYNCLRTYSNQSFHADLDRHLVRRYLEPIVGELSPDQFQRSFARHSSYFDVEKLPELLTQYVATARQGTAFALRDLKGFLSMSMLERAIDSHKENDQPVLCVLNALPVNEGNTASKFTRRKLADWIDSGYLDLYHNPDSSLEMFCLGHGSANAVAGQMLTLADREPRSIITRSQQGVGDAYLKIQSLAESSKQVSSSQLEDPGTRVFRFKPTSYSYGIDDLRTMMGLSDVLKDKVLASADYSDRYFENQRGHYALMLVELLDGPWLKKESQITIHTNQLREEFLGGNDLSRQEAIKLQLRDYPNFRLRWRNYNMPGPKLEHARTLKIVCADRSSYLVTFDKGLDFVKRTWGKNEFEVTEKTYVMIEPG; the protein is encoded by the coding sequence ATGCCCCTCGACGCAGTCTCTTCAGCCACCACCACCAGGGACAGCCTGGTTGACTATCTCATTGCTGCCTACCCGATTAACGACGCTGCTCTCAGGCGCGGGTTTGAGGAGCTACTGAGGCAACCGGGGACAATTTCTCAGGATCCCTACCTGGAGGGAAACCAACCCTATGAGGCTGGAAAGACCCTTCGGGAGTTGTCGGACGAAGGTCTCCTCGATCAGAGGATGCTCCAGCTGTTCGAAGCTGACCGGCCGTTGTACGCGCATCAGGAGGCAGCCGTCGTAGCCGCTGTCAAGAATCATGCAAACATCGTTGTGGCGACAGGAACCGGCTCGGGTAAGACGGAATGCTTCCTGATCCCAATGCTGCAGCGCCTGCTCCAGGATCCTCGCCCAGGCATGCAAGCGTTGATTCTCTATCCGATGAATGCCTTGGTCAACGACCAAGTCAAAAGGCTGCGGAAGCTGTTATGCAAACAAGATCAAGGCCCAAATCTGATTCGATTTGGCTTCTATACAAGTCGTACTGAAAAAACTCATGGCAAAGCTGAGGAAGCACTGCGACGTGAGCTGATGGGAACGGACCGTGAAGAACTGCTCTCTCTCTTCGATGAATCTGAAAGGAAGAGGATAGTAGGTCTTCCCCCCGTCGAGCTTGTTGAACAAGCCGCAACGAGGGTGATGCGCGTTCAGGCCATTTCACGAGAGGAAATCTGGAGGACACCTCCCCAGATATTGATCACGAACTATTCGATGCTTGAGCATATGCTCATGCGGCCAAAAGAAAGAGGGGATATCTTCGAGTCATCCAAGCATTTCAGCATGCTGATTCTGGACGAAGCACATACCTACAGCGGTTCAACCGGGACAGAAGTGGCGATGTTGCTGCGGCGCTTCAAGCTGTCAATGGGAATTGATGCAAGTGGAAAAATACAAGCCATTGCTACCAGTGCTTCCTTAGGTGATCCACGTCAGCCGGGGATCAAGCAGAAAGTCTGCAGCTTTGCCTCGCAGCTTTTTGATGAGCCCTTCAGCGAACAGCATCTGGTCTGGGGCACCAGAGTTAGCCCAGACAAGCGCTTCGGCCTTACTTACGAAGTGGATACATGTCCCGACGAAGAGCTGTATGAACACTATGAGTCTCTTGATGTTGGATCTATCTATGAATCCGTAGAGGCTGCCTCAAAAGCTCTTAAGGAGTTTGTTCCCTCGGTGCAAATACAAACTGCGCTCAAGGAAGCTGGGGATGATGTACACGTGTTCCTTTGGCACGCTCTCGCAGGTCATCCCCATATTCGTCGCTTAATGAAGGTTCTTGGCAACGGGCCGTTGCCGTGGACCCAAGTCGCAACAAGCCCTGAGTTGTGGTCGATTCCTCGTTCACTGGACGGGGATGTGGAACCGAAGGAGCTGCCCCGTGTTTTGAAAGCACTCTCCAATCTGGTCCAGCTCGTGACCAGTGCACGGCTCAGACCTGATGAACAACCGCTTGTTCCCGTTCGCTTGCATCTTCTCTACCGAAGCATGGAGGGACTATTTGCATGTATCAATCCCCGTTGTCCAGGTGCTCCTGCAAGCGATGAAAACACCCGAAATGTCATGGGTTATGGAAGGCTGTATCTAGATCGGCGCACGCACTGCGAATCCTGCGAAGGTCCAGTCTTGGAGTTATCCTCGTGCCGAAAATGCGGTGAAGTCTATTCTCTCGCCATAAGCAAAGGCAATATTCTAGCTGAGGTGCCGCGCGCGATTGAGAACATCGAGGAGAATGAGAGCATTTTGTTTCTGACTCCCGTCCCGAGGCAACTCTTGAGCAGCGATGAAGAAACAGGTGAAGAGGATGAAGGCGATGAGGAACCCACAGCTTTGGAGAAACTCATTACCTTGAATGGCGGCTATCAGCTAAAGCCTATTCTGATCGCGGACGATAACAGCCAGTGGCAAGTAATTGAAACAGAAGCAAGGGCTTCAAAGAAGGAGAGGTTTCTGTCGGCGGACACCTTTCAGCTGTACAGGTATGTCAAACCTAAGGCTAAGCCTGATGCAGAGGGTATTGATCCATCTCCGAACTGCTGCCCGGGCTGTGGTGCCAGGAGGCTTCGGCAGAACTGGATGAGCCGTTTCACGTCGTTTACCGATGCGCCATTGTCTGTGGTCATTGACCGTTTGTTTGATCTCCTCAGCGAGACTAATCATCGTCCTGCAAGCACGACTGACGGGGAATCAGACAAGATTGAAAAGCCAGATTCGAAGATTCTCACTTTTTCAGATGGCCGCCAGGATGCGGCTTACTTTGCCTCAGACTTTCAACGCTCGCATACGGAGTTTCTGTATCGCCAGAGTATCTGGAAAGCTTTCTTAAGAGTGGCCACTGATGAATCAGCCACGATCACAGAAGTTGAGGAAGAATTAAGACAGCTACTCAGAGCGGCTTCCATCCCCCATCCCGATCGAGATCCTGAGCTTCATCATAAGAGCTATGCCAGTAATGAACTGAATCAACATCTAAGGCTGAACAGAGCGGGCAAGGACCTCGACAAACTAGCGGCAAGGAGAGCTCGCGAGGTGTTGCTCTGTGAGTTTGGTTTGCCGTCAGCGAGGAGGACATCCATGGAAGCCCTTGGGCTAGTGGCCTGTCATCTTGATGCCATACCAGATCAGCTTATCGACCAGACTTGTTCAATATTGGGTTGGGACGAGGAATGGAGTCGAAAGTGGGCCGAGGTCTTCCTTTTTGGGCTGACGGATGAGATCAGACTATTGGGTGCAGTGGATATCCAGGATGCCTCGAACTATTACAGCGAGACAGGCGGAGACGAGGCCGGTCGGCCAGGAATCTTAGGCAACAGGGGGCAGCCCCGAGTATTTCTTAAAAAGGCAAAGCTGACGAATGAAAGAGACATCATCTCATTCCAGCCAAGGAAGAATAAGGATGGACAGTGGAGCCAGGTCCAGAACAGGATTGTTCGACTAGTTGAGAAGGGTCTTGGTCATATACCCAGCGGCGAAACGATGAGTGAACTCTTTGACGCGCTTGTTGAATGTGGATTGCTTGTTATTTACCCAGGCCAAGGCTACCAATTGGCATGGAGACAAAACAGCCTCTCAGCATCAAAAGTCGATTGGTATGAATGTCCTCAATGCAAGCAAATCTTCCACAAGCCAGGACTGAGATTGTTGGAGGTCAGCCGCACTCCAAACGCCTTTCTCTGCCCAGCCCATAAATGCCAGGGGTCTTTGAGGGAGCGTAAAAATGGAAATCTGGTCAAGCAGCATTATGTTTCACTGATTCAACGTCGGCCCATCTCCTTGACAGCTGAAGAGCACACCGCTCAACTACAACCTGAAGAACTGTCAGAACGGGAAAATCGCTTTCGATCTGGCGAGATCAATCTGCTGAGTTCCTCAACGACCCTTGAGCTCGGCGTAGATATCGGCGAGCTGCAGGTTGTGGCACTTCGAAACTTTCCTCCATTCGTCAGCAATTACCAGCAGCGGGCCGGACGAGCGGGCCGTCGAGCGGATGGGTTAGCGGTCACTGTGATGTACGGTCAGCGTCGCCCTCACGATCGCTATTTCTTCGAACAGCCTCGCCACCTGATTGCCGGATCAAACAAGGTTCCTAGTCTGGATATTGGCAACTATGCCATATCCAAACGCCATGCACAGGCCGAGTTGATCGGACATTTTCTACGGTTTAGTCATCAACTAGGTACAGAAGACCTAACCGTTGGTGAATTTCTTGGACTCCCTGACTTGGATAGTCAAGAGCCGGTTGAAGTTGAAAGCAAGCAACTCTCCGCCTACTACGCCAAACTGCATCTTTGGCTTGGTGGGAACGAAGCCAAGACTTACTGCAAAAAAATTCTGGGACTTCTAGGAAGTGAGAATTCTGAGCAGGAGATTCTTATCGGCTTAAGAGAAGAAGCTGAGCGTTTTGCGGACGAGCAAGTGGCGGACTGGAACGGCCAAGTAAGAAACTATGCCGATGTCTTTTCAGAGTGGAAGGAAGTGCGTGACCGCATTGATAAACAATCAGCGATTAAGTCTGATCGTCTTAGCAAGGCTCGTAGTGCGATCATAAGCGAACTTAAAAAAATCCGTGCGCTAAAGCTTCATGATGTTCTGGCTCAGGCCAGCATTCTTCCGATCTACGGCTTCCCAATCGATGTTGTTCAGCTGCTGACGCAGCGAAACGACACATGGGTGGGAGGTATCGGAGGCCATCGTCTGCAGCGCGACCGTCGCATGGCCCTTACGGAATATGCACCAGGCCAAGACGTCGTCGTTGATGACCGCGTCCATCGGTCGGTTGCTGTCGTGCGCCCCATTGACCTAGCAATGAGATACTACTGGGTCTGTGACCAATGCAATGTATTTGTCAACAAGAGCAGTCAGGCTGATATTAAAAAGCACCTTGAAAATCAAGCCGGTGACTTGGAATGTCGTGTTTGCGGAGCTGAGGTCAAGGAAGGCAAGGCAGGTGTTGGAAGAGCCTATGTGATCCCTCGATCCTTCAGCACCAACTGGTCAGAGACTCCCAAGATTACACCGTTCAGAAAACCATTGCGGCAGCCGACCTCTCAGGTCTTCCTTGCCCAGGAACAATCGGACCAGGATCTTGATCTGACGGCTATTAAGCCGAGTAAGTTTTATAAGCTGGTAACTAGCAGGTCAGGAGTCTTCTTTTTATCCAACCAAGGACCTCGAGGTCGATCCGGTTCATTTGCAACGAGTGGCTACAGACTATGTAAATTCTGCGGCCTGGATCTGTCTTCGCAGATTAAGAGTAAATGTGGGAAGAACTCTCGTGGTAAACAGCCTTTTCAGAAGATGGAGCATTCAAATCCCATCACTGGTAAGGTTTGCACGGGCAATCCTTTACTTTTGCATCTTGCACATCAGTTTCGCAGTGACTTCTTAAAACTCCGCTTTACCGAGGAAGCGAATCTGCCTCCCCTCCTTGGCAAGTTCATGAATATCGAATCAGGAAACAGCGTTGATTCCGTTTCCCAGGATGAGGAGGCGACTGACGAGGTCGATCCCGATGGGTCCAGTTTCTGGCGCTCGCTGACCTACGCCTTGCTCGCTGCTGCTTCTGATGTCATTGATATCGATCGGTCGGAGCTTGATGGCCTGTTTCGCCCTGTAGAACATAACGTTAACGCTGCCGAGATTGTTATCTATGACAACGTGGCGTCTGGAGCCGGTCACAGCAAGAAGATTGCCGAGATGTTTGATGATGTGCTCAAGCGTACCCTTCAACTGGTCAGTTCCTGTTCGTGTGGCGCTAGCTGTTACAACTGCTTGCGTACTTATTCGAACCAGAGTTTTCACGCTGACTTGGATCGCCATCTTGTTCGTCGATACCTGGAGCCAATCGTCGGTGAGCTGAGCCCAGATCAGTTCCAACGTTCTTTCGCACGTCACTCCAGCTACTTTGATGTCGAAAAACTGCCAGAGCTTCTGACTCAGTATGTTGCAACAGCACGTCAAGGCACGGCTTTTGCACTTAGGGATCTCAAAGGCTTCCTTTCGATGAGCATGCTCGAACGGGCAATAGACTCTCATAAGGAGAATGATCAGCCAGTACTCTGTGTTCTTAATGCTCTTCCAGTCAATGAGGGGAATACTGCCAGCAAGTTCACTCGGCGCAAGCTGGCCGATTGGATCGACTCTGGCTACCTAGACCTTTATCATAATCCTGATTCTTCTTTGGAGATGTTTTGCCTTGGTCATGGATCTGCCAATGCTGTGGCAGGCCAGATGTTGACTCTCGCTGATCGAGAGCCAAGAAGTATCATCACAAGGAGTCAGCAGGGAGTTGGTGATGCATACCTGAAGATCCAGTCTCTGGCAGAATCAAGCAAGCAAGTATCTTCCTCACAGCTGGAGGATCCTGGAACCAGGGTCTTCCGCTTTAAGCCCACCAGCTATTCCTACGGCATTGATGATCTTCGTACCATGATGGGCTTGTCGGACGTCTTAAAAGATAAAGTGCTGGCATCAGCGGATTACTCTGATCGCTATTTCGAAAATCAGAGAGGGCATTATGCACTAATGCTTGTGGAGCTACTAGATGGGCCCTGGCTCAAGAAGGAAAGTCAGATCACTATCCATACCAACCAGTTAAGAGAAGAGTTTCTCGGTGGCAACGACCTCTCGCGGCAAGAAGCAATTAAGCTTCAGCTTAGAGATTATCCGAACTTCCGCTTGCGTTGGCGTAACTACAACATGCCAGGTCCAAAGCTTGAGCATGCACGCACGTTGAAGATTGTATGTGCTGATCGTTCATCTTATCTCGTCACGTTCGACAAAGGGCTTGACTTTGTCAAGCGCACATGGGGCAAGAATGAATTCGAAGTGACAGAGAAAACCTACGTGATGATCGAGCCTGGATAG